In one Lentimicrobiaceae bacterium genomic region, the following are encoded:
- a CDS encoding anti-sigma regulatory factor, protein MHFTFDIEGGNFSKAGFASSEIKKILKQLNVDPKIIKRIVVALYEAEVNVVAHAYKGKITVDIDTEKIKVILADEGPGIPDIDLAMQKGYSTASAEVREMGFGAGMGLPNIKNNADELHIRSKVGIGTEVEIINYLG, encoded by the coding sequence CCGGGTTTGCTTCCAGCGAAATAAAAAAAATTTTAAAACAACTCAACGTTGATCCTAAAATCATAAAACGCATTGTAGTAGCTTTGTATGAAGCCGAAGTAAATGTTGTGGCACACGCTTACAAGGGAAAAATCACAGTAGATATTGATACCGAAAAAATTAAAGTTATACTGGCGGATGAAGGTCCCGGCATCCCCGATATTGATCTTGCCATGCAAAAAGGATATTCTACAGCCAGTGCCGAAGTAAGAGAAATGGGCTTTGGAGCAGGCATGGGTTTACCCAACATAAAAAATAATGCCGACGAATTACACATCAGGAGTAAGGTAGGCATAGGTACCGAAGTAGAAATTATTAATTATTTGGGGTAA